CGGTATTCTTTACCCGTGTCGGGCGCTGTGTATTCAATGGTTCCACGCACCGCATCGCGCAGATTGATTTGCCCCTGAACCACCTTTTCCCAGCTGGGTGCCAACGAATCTTCAAAGTCCGCCATAAAGACTTTCACATCTGCATTCAGGGCGTTGATGATCATTTTGCGGTCCACGGGACCTGTGATCTCCACCCGGCGGTCTTGCAAATCGGTTGGTATCCCCCGAATTGTCCACTTGCCATCGCGAATGGCACGGGTCTCCGGCAGGAAATCAGGCAGTTCACCTTTATCGATGCGTACCTGACGACCTTTACGCTTCTCCAGCAAGACATCCACGTCGCCGGCAAACCTGGTACACAAGGACTCGAGCAGCGACATCGCGCCCTCGGTAAAAACCTCTTCCTGGCCTTGAATATGATGACCTGCCAGCTTGAGCCCGGTCAGAGTCTGTGGCTGCTCCATAATTTGCTCTGTCATGGTGATATCCCCGATTGTCGGTTTCTTCCCGGCTTGCGGATTTGTTCTGTGCGTATTCTTACGTCATTACAAGCCAGCAAAAACCGTCAAATGTTCGTTTCGAACCAAAAATTAGCGACAAACATTTGTAATTGCAACAGTCAAAAAGTCGCATAACCGATGAAATAGCGAGCAAAACCACAGAGCGAAATTGGTAAGACCAAAAACAAAAAACCACCACATAGCTATGTTTTTATTGTCATTTTTACAAACAAAGATATCATAAACGTTAGTGAGTGAGAAATTTGTCTTACCAAAATACCACGCCCCACAACATGTAGTTAATTAGGTAATTAAATTTCATTGTGTATATCTTTATTTACTGCAAAATAGCCGTTTGACTTTGGTCGTAACCATATAAAATGTTTCGAACTGCCCTCTGCGTAAACAAAAATAAATCAATATTTACAAACACTTAAATCAAAACCCACCCAACAGTAATTCAAACACACGTTTTAATGTTACGTTTACGTAAACGCAATCTCACTGGCTGATAACGCATCCTGATTTCAGACTTGCGTCACCCGATCAACAAGCTGGCAACAATTGGTTTAGTCATGAAAAAATTCAAAATTTTTAAATTTTTTTGCAAAAAACAAGCTGATTAGTGCCATAAAGGCCCTTGGTTTGCTCCTGTGAACCAGAATTGAGCCCAGGAGCGGGTAAAAGCAAGATGACAGGGAAGAATGAATGGCGTGATATAGGAACAACTGCTTAAAGCAAAGAAAAATGGCGCTTTAAACTCAGTGCAGCGCCTTTCTCAGGCTTTCTCAAGTTAAATGGACGCCCAACTGGAGGATAAGCAAAGACAAATCCAACTCCGCCGAAGCCTGAGCCTGAAAAGTCAATGTCCCACTGCCCCCATGTACGGCCACCGGGCATTTAGACGCCAGTCCAGTCTAATTTGAGTCGCAACGGCCTTTATTCGTGCTTGCAGTCTTAACTTGAGCAACTCAGCAGCATCGAGTAGCTCAAAGCAGATAAGCACAGTGCTGAGTCAGCGGGGAAAAGGTGGGGATGTCAGAACGAAAGCGGTGTGGTCGCAAACCCTAATAGACACCTCTGCCAGCTCGCATAGCAATGGCGTCAGGGGCAAGCCCAGTGCATGTCTGTGACAGTCAGCTTACAGGGTCTGTTGAGCCGGAGTCTTTCATTATCGACGGATTAAGGTGTCGGTATACGGCTTTGAGGATAAGTAAAATGCTGGATATTAAGCCTCGCCGGTAAGCAGACGCCTTTGACGAGAGTAAACCTTGGTACGTCGTTTCCTGGGAGCCATCGTCAGGGGGTGGCGACCTTGTCAGGCGACTCCAGGTTGACCTTGGTTTGGGCAGGAGAGCCAGTAAACGCAGCACTCACCGCTGAAGAGGTATCGTCGGCATTTACATCTGACACCATTGCTGTTTGCGAGGGCATTTGGGGACTGGTTTGTGATGCCGTTTTTTCGTGAGTGGCAGAGTGTGCCTGGGTGTTGTCGCCCTCAAGCTCAGCAAAGCCATAGCTGACGACGCGGTTGCGCCCCAGGTGCTTGGCCCGGTACAGGGCCAAATCGGCCCTTTTAATCATGGGGTCGAGACTTAAATCACCATTCTGCCACTCTGTAACCCCGAAGCTGGCCGTCAGTTTAAAGCTATGTCCTGAATAATGGGTGTTTACCCCGGCAATGGCCTCCCGGCAACGGTCAGCCACTTGTGCCGCCTGAGCACCGGATAGCCCGGGCAATACCACCATAAATTCCTCTCCGCCAAAACGGCAAAGAATATGGTCGTCGGCCAACTGAGGCCGAATCACTTCCACGACCTTTTTGAGCGTCCAGTCACCTGTGGCATGGCCGAACTCGTCATTGATCCGCTTAAAGTTATCCAAATCCAGCAAGACAACAGCAGTGAGCTCGCCTCTCGCCATGCAGCCAATCAGGGCATTTTCGCCTTTCTCCTGCCCCGTGGCGCGATTATAGGTTCCGGTCAGCCCGTCTCGCTGAGCAAGGCGCATGTATTTGTTACGCTGAGACAAACCGGTTGCCAGAAACACAGATAGAAACAAGGTGATCCCGGCAAGCACGGTAGAAATCATCAATGAGCCGGAATGCTCCCTAGATATGGTTTCCTGCCTGACCAGATAGCTGTCTCTTTCACTGTTCAGCAAGGCAATTTCCCGTTGCTGCTCTGCAAAATTAAACTTGGCAGCCTGGTAGGCCATTTCCCGGGCCTTGATTTCGTTCAGTAATTGATTGGCATATTCGTTTTCACGTTTTTGCGCTTCATAGGCAGTCACAAAATCGTTGTCACGGGCTTTCAATGTTGCCATCACATACCAGGCGTCTTTCAGCGCCTTATTGTCGGCAGCTTTACTGTCGATGACTTCAACGGCTGCCGCCTCTGCCTTTTCCCAATCACCAATATCGAGATAGGCCTTTGCCAATGCGCTTTGGGTACTGGCAATCTCAAGCTGGAAACCAAGGATGCGGTACTCCGCCAGGGCCTGCTGCATCAAGGCGATAGCATCGTCAATCAGGTTTGACTCATGGCTGATAAGCCCACGGGACTTGATGGTCATTACATTGATGAGGCGCCAGCCATGCTCCTGACAATAATCTCCGGTACGCTGGAATGCCTCCGAGGCACGGGCCAGCTCGCCCGACTCCTGGATATAAGCGGCGATATAGAGATTGGCGTAACAGATATCCTTGGTATTGGCATCATCAGCCAGCTGCAGCGCCCTCTGGGCATAAAGCCCGACCTCTTCATAAAAACCAAGCTGATAGAAGAGACTCGCCGCCCGGATATAGGCATTGCGCTGTACATCCTTGTCTGAAACTGTCTTTACCAGTTCAAGCCCAAGCTTTAAATAACGCAGGGACGATTCATAATCACCGAGCAGCTGATAACCTGTGGCAAGGTAGCCATAAACCAGATGCAAATGTCTGGATGAGAACAGTTGTGACTCCGCCACCTTGAGGTCATTCACCCCGGCTTGATAAGCCCCCTCATACAAATGTTCCCTGCCCAAGATCATTTTCAGCTGACCGAATTCTTCGGCGTCGAGCGCCTTTTCGGCGGTCTTTAAGGTATCAATGAGCTCACTTTTTCTCTCGGAAGGACCGTGCTGCATGTTAATAAGCTCATTCAGCATTGCTCGATAGTCACCATCTGCCATGGCGAACCAGGGCAGCAGTAACCAAAGCGCAAACACCATTGCAGCACGGTAACAGGTCATTTAGGCATCATTCCCGTTATAAATCACAACCAGGGACTGGTATTGCTCTTCGCCGCCAAACGCCTTGAGTTTGGCTTTATCACCACTCATGATGGCCTGAATTTCATCTTCACTCAGGCCATGCTGGCGCATCACGCCTTCGGGGTCCTTCTTGTATGCCTCCAGCAGGGCAGCATCTTCCCCAAGCTGCTTTAAAAAATCTGTCAGTTTTGACACCTGGTTCTCCTTATTTTCCGCTGTTGTTGTTTTGTCGCAAAAGCACTTGCCAACTCAGGCAAGATCCTCCGGGCTCAGCCCAAGTCGGGCCAACACCTCAAGATTGTATTCAAGCCGCCTGGCAGGCGGCACCAACAGGGTTGTTGCAGGGCTCATTGGTGCGCCGGGTAACGCTTTGAGCATGACTCTGTGAACACTGGGCGCATGCACCGGCAAAAATGCTGCCTCATACAGCACAACTTCATGCTCTGGCGGATACCACTGCATCAGATGCTCCACCAAGACCTGCAATCGGTCTGAGCTGGTATGAAACTTGGTCAGCGTGTGTTCACCGGCGAGGGCGATTTGCCAAAGCAACAAATGACAACATGGGTTGGGCACATGTTGGTAAAACAAAAACTGGCTGGCTTCCATACTCTGGTGGCCACTTTGTCCGGGGTCAATCCCGAGGTCGGCCCACAGGCAATCTTCCGCCGAAATACCAGGCTCCATCCAGGCATCAAATCCTTCACTGCGGGCACGACGGATGGCCATATGAGGGACACAGGCAAACACCCCTGGGTGGCCATAAAATGCCCCCACTACTCTTTTACCGGCGCGCACCGCGGCCAGCATGGCATTCGTCATTTGCTCGTAGGTTAAGCGCCTGCTTTTTACCTCATCCCCCTGAGCATAAAATTGCTGCAGATTGACGATGTTGGGATTGAGTTCTGCGAGATACTGTTGAGCAAAACCATCCGGCAGCAGGCTGAATACCAGTTCAGCATGGATGATGTGACTCTTGGCCCGGACGCTGATCTGCCCAGCCAACCCAATCCCTGTGCCCACACAGACCAAACTACCCAAGACCCACTCCGAGTTCCTGCTCAAAAGTCACATTTTTATAACTTTCCATGCGCATTGCAATACGCAGCGCACTCTTTTTCGCGGTAAATCCTTGAGCTAACTCTATTGATATTCAATTCTTTTTTAAGAACACGCTTAACTAGCCCATTTAATTCAGAGCTTATCAATCCTAAGTATGAGTGATAACAAGATAGAAACCAGCGAACCTTCTGACGCAACCATGGTCAAATTCCGGCAAATGATGGGTTTTCGGCAGCCGCCCTTGTCAGTTTGACCCAGCCTTGGGTATGATGGCCCGCAGTTTTTAAGGAATAAGCACTCACGATGTTGAATAAGAAGCAAAGTCTTACCCTGCTGGGGGCCGCAGCCCTCTCACTGTCTCTCTCTGGCTGCAGTGTTTTTGATTGGCTGGTGTATAAGCCCGATATTCCACAGGGCAACTACATGGAGCCGCAGCAGGTTGAAAAACTCAGAATCGAGATGACCAAGGAGCAGGCCGAGTATGTGCTGGGCCGTCCCGTGCTAAGAGACAGCTTCGCCGACGACACCTGGTACTATGTGTACCACTTCAAAAGCGGTCGTGATGCCAGCATCATCCACAAAGAATTAGTGCTGTATTTCAGAAATAATCAGCTGGTTAAAGTAACAGGTGATTATGAGCTTTCCAGCGAATTTAATACGCCATTGGAACAGAGCAAACTGCCAACCGTGAATGCGGCCGAAACAGTGCCCTTGGTACCTGAGCAACGCGGCGACGAAAAGCCCTTGGTGGAAGAAGGCAAAGAAAACGATCCCAGAGCGATTCGCAAATTCTGATTCGAAGTGATTCCCCCAATAACAAAGCGCCTGCAGGCGCTTTGTTATTGGGGGAATCGTTCAATGCCATGGTGGCAGCTGCCTGCTCCGGCCATCCTGTTACTTATGTC
The window above is part of the Shewanella litorisediminis genome. Proteins encoded here:
- a CDS encoding GGDEF domain-containing protein, producing MTCYRAAMVFALWLLLPWFAMADGDYRAMLNELINMQHGPSERKSELIDTLKTAEKALDAEEFGQLKMILGREHLYEGAYQAGVNDLKVAESQLFSSRHLHLVYGYLATGYQLLGDYESSLRYLKLGLELVKTVSDKDVQRNAYIRAASLFYQLGFYEEVGLYAQRALQLADDANTKDICYANLYIAAYIQESGELARASEAFQRTGDYCQEHGWRLINVMTIKSRGLISHESNLIDDAIALMQQALAEYRILGFQLEIASTQSALAKAYLDIGDWEKAEAAAVEVIDSKAADNKALKDAWYVMATLKARDNDFVTAYEAQKRENEYANQLLNEIKAREMAYQAAKFNFAEQQREIALLNSERDSYLVRQETISREHSGSLMISTVLAGITLFLSVFLATGLSQRNKYMRLAQRDGLTGTYNRATGQEKGENALIGCMARGELTAVVLLDLDNFKRINDEFGHATGDWTLKKVVEVIRPQLADDHILCRFGGEEFMVVLPGLSGAQAAQVADRCREAIAGVNTHYSGHSFKLTASFGVTEWQNGDLSLDPMIKRADLALYRAKHLGRNRVVSYGFAELEGDNTQAHSATHEKTASQTSPQMPSQTAMVSDVNADDTSSAVSAAFTGSPAQTKVNLESPDKVATP
- a CDS encoding SAM-dependent methyltransferase, with the translated sequence MGSLVCVGTGIGLAGQISVRAKSHIIHAELVFSLLPDGFAQQYLAELNPNIVNLQQFYAQGDEVKSRRLTYEQMTNAMLAAVRAGKRVVGAFYGHPGVFACVPHMAIRRARSEGFDAWMEPGISAEDCLWADLGIDPGQSGHQSMEASQFLFYQHVPNPCCHLLLWQIALAGEHTLTKFHTSSDRLQVLVEHLMQWYPPEHEVVLYEAAFLPVHAPSVHRVMLKALPGAPMSPATTLLVPPARRLEYNLEVLARLGLSPEDLA
- a CDS encoding outer membrane protein assembly factor BamE; this translates as MLNKKQSLTLLGAAALSLSLSGCSVFDWLVYKPDIPQGNYMEPQQVEKLRIEMTKEQAEYVLGRPVLRDSFADDTWYYVYHFKSGRDASIIHKELVLYFRNNQLVKVTGDYELSSEFNTPLEQSKLPTVNAAETVPLVPEQRGDEKPLVEEGKENDPRAIRKF